A genomic window from Chanos chanos chromosome 14, fChaCha1.1, whole genome shotgun sequence includes:
- the htra4 gene encoding serine protease HTRA1: MCKLVIYFILALTVQARLLRKRQTSCLQSCDTSRCPPVPESCYYGLVKDSCGCCDICASGEGDFCGDRGSPVCGEGLTCVYPPGTRRSRGSCVCTSTEPVCGSDGRTYPSICRLRAENKRAGLNGIPAVILIQKGPCDSGAQNPSSMRYKFNFIADVVDKIAPAVVHLELFRRLPFSNQEVPVSSGSGFIVSEDGWIVTNAHVLSNKQRIKVELKNGVEYDAAVKDVDQKLDIALIKIESLNSLPVLLLGRSSDLRPGEFVVAVGSPFSLQNTVTTGIISTTQRGGHELGLKDSDMEYIQTDAIINYGNSGGPLVNLDGEVIGINTLKVTAGISFAIPSDRIRQFLAESYDRQRKGKPLTKKRYMGVRMLQLTPSLITELKERESNFPDVSSGVYVYEVIPGSAAASSGISNHDVILSINGQQVHSTEDVSNAVQSGEVLSVVVRRANRDIILTVIPEEMD, translated from the exons ATGTGCAAGCTGGTAATTTACTTCATTTTAGCTTTGACAGTTCAAGCACGACTGCTTCGCAAAAGGCAAACTTCCTGCCTGCAGTCGTGCGATACTTCTCGCTGTCCGCCGGTTCCAGAATCATGTTATTATGGCTTGGTGAAGGACAGTTGCGGCTGTTGTGACATTTGTGCATCAGGAGAAGGCGATTTTTGTGGTGACCGTGGAAGTCCAGTTTGCGGAGAGGGACTAACCTGTGTGTACCCGCCGGGAACACGAAGGTCGCGCGGCTCCTGCGTGTGTACCTCCACCGAGCCTGTCTGCGGTAGCGATGGAAGAACTTACCCGAGTATCTGTCGTTTGCgagcagaaaataaaagagCAGGGTTAAACGGCATACCCGCTGTTATTCTCATCCAGAAAGGGCCATGCGATTCCg GTGCCCAGAACCCCAGCAGCATGCGTTACAAATTCAATTTTATAGCAGATGTGGTGGACAAAATAGCCCCTGCTGTCGTACATCTGGAGCTTTTCAGAAG GTTGCCATTCTCCAACCAGGAGGTACCCGTATCAAGTGGTTCAGGGTTCATTGTATCAGAGGATGGCTGGATCGTCACTAATGCTCACGTGCTTTCCAACAAGCAGCGAATCAAAGTGGAGCTTAAGAATGGAGTAGAATACGATGCAGCTGTGAAAGACGTGGATCAGAAACTTGACATTGCCCTAATTAAAATTGAGTCACTT aATTCCTTGCCAGTGCTTTTACTTGGTcgctcatcagacctgcggccagGAGAGTTTGTGGTAGCAGTGGGCAGCCCATTCTCTCTTCAGAACACTGTTACCACAGGGATCATCAGTACAACCCAGAGAGGTGGCCATGAACTGGGCCTAAAAGACTCTGACATGGAGTACATCCAAACCGATGCCATCATCAAT TATGGTAACTCAGGAGGACCACTTGTGAATTTG GACGGTGAGGTCATTGGCATAAACACATTGAAAGTTACAGCGGGAATTTCCTTTGCAATTCCCTCTGACAGAATACGTCAGTTCCTTGCAGAGTCTTacgacagacagagaaaag GTAAgccactgacaaaaaaaagatacatggGAGTCCGGATGCTTCAGTTGACACCATC tttgatCACCGAACTAAAGGAGAGGGAAAGCAACTTTCCAGATGTGAGCTcgggagtgtatgtgtatgaggtGATCCCTGGCTCCGCAGCTGCCAG CTCTGGTATATCCAATCATGACGTAATCTTAAGCATCAACGGACAGCAGGTTCACAGCACTGAAGACGTGAGCAACGCTGTCCAGTCTGGTGAGGTCCTCTCTGTCGTGGTTCGTCGGGCTAACAGAGACATTATTCTCACAGTCATTCCGGAGGAGATGGATTGA